The DNA sequence CGGACCCGAATTCGACGACGATCTTGCCCTTGCGCTTGCCGAGGCTCACGGTGACCCGGGTATCGAACGCGGTGGAGAGCTGCTCGGCCACATCCTGCAGTCCCGGCATCTGGATCGGCTTGCGCCGCGGCGCCGGCGGTACCGCCGGATCACTGCGGTTGGCGAGGGTGACGGCCTCCTCTGTGGCGCGCACCGACAGGCCCTCGGCGACGATGCGCGCGGCGAGCTCTTCCTGGCGTTCCGGACCGCCCTCGAGTGCCAGCAGGGCGCGGGCGTGGCCGGCGGAGAGCACTCCCGCGGCGACGCGGCGCTGTACCGCGATCGGCAGCCGCAGCAGGCGGATCATGTTCGTGATGAGCGGGCGGGACCGGCCGATCCGCGCGGCGAGTTCATCGTGGGTGACCCCGAACTCATCGAGCAATTGCTGGTACGCCGCCGCCTCTTCCAAGGGATTGAGCTGGACCCGATGGATGTTCTCGAGCAGGGCGTCCCGCAACAGGTTGTCGTCGGTGGTCTCGCGCACGATCGCGGGGATTGCCGAGAGCCCCGCCTCCTGGGCCGCGCGCCACCGCCGCTCCCCCATCACGAGCTGATAGCGCGGACCGGCATCGCCGGGTTCGAGGGCGCGCACCACGATGGGCTGCATCAGTCCGAATTCACGGATCGAATGCACGAGTTCGGAGAGGGCCTCGTCGTCGAACACCTGCCGCGGCTGACGCGGGTTCGGCTCGATTGCCGAGGGGTCGATCTCGCGGTAGACGGCGCCCACCTCGGCGGCCGGCGGAACGGTGGCCGGTCCCCCGCCGATCACGACGTCGGCCGCGGCGCTGCCCATCCGGGGTCCGCCGAGTGCCGCGGCGCTCCCGTCCTCGTTGGGTCCGGTCGGGATGAGGGAGGCCAAGCCGCGGCCGAGGCCGCTGCGTTTACGGGTGGGCTGCGTCATGTCCTTCTTTCCTCTTCACCAGCAGACGATCGTCAGGAAGTGTGTTCCCGCGGTGCCCCGCGCTCGGCCAGCTCCCGACTGGCGTCGAGATAGCTCATCGCACCACGTGAACCCGGGTCGTAGTCGAGGATCGTCATGCCGTAGCCGGGCGCCTCGGACACCTTCACGCTGCGGGGGATGACGGTCCGCAGCACCTTGTCGCCGAAGTGGGCGCGCACGTCCTGGGCGACCTGATCGGCAAGCCGGGTGCGCCCGTCGTACATCGTGAGGACGACGGTCGACACCGTCAGTTCGGGATTGAGGTGGGACTTGACCATCTCGATGTTGCGAAGCAGCTGACCCACCCCTTCGAGCGCGTAGTACTCGCACTGGATCGGGATGAGCACCTCTGGCGCCGCCACCAGAGCGTTGATGGTGAGCAACCCGAGAGACGGCGGGCAGTCGATGAAGACGTAATCGAAGTCGTAGTGCTTGAGTTCGGCGAGCGCGGTGCGCAGCCGGCCTTCACGCGCGACCATGCTGACGAGTTCGATCTCCGCGCCGGCGAGGTCGATCGTGGCCGGGATGCAGTAGAGCCGCTCGCTGTGCGGACTGCGCTGCAGCGCCTCCTGCACCGGGATGTCGCCGATCAACACTTCGTACGAGGAGTTGGTTCCCGGCCG is a window from the Mycolicibacterium litorale genome containing:
- a CDS encoding ParB/RepB/Spo0J family partition protein, translating into MTQPTRKRSGLGRGLASLIPTGPNEDGSAAALGGPRMGSAAADVVIGGGPATVPPAAEVGAVYREIDPSAIEPNPRQPRQVFDDEALSELVHSIREFGLMQPIVVRALEPGDAGPRYQLVMGERRWRAAQEAGLSAIPAIVRETTDDNLLRDALLENIHRVQLNPLEEAAAYQQLLDEFGVTHDELAARIGRSRPLITNMIRLLRLPIAVQRRVAAGVLSAGHARALLALEGGPERQEELAARIVAEGLSVRATEEAVTLANRSDPAVPPAPRRKPIQMPGLQDVAEQLSTAFDTRVTVSLGKRKGKIVVEFGSVDDLQRIVELMNSAKD
- a CDS encoding ParA family protein; this encodes MVEGPQESRAPRGGGRVSRETWPAPARDAGPAATQDWQNDAVIDTPIGAEAERAVRLLHSASRGGLPRPERQRVFTIANQKGGVGKTTTAVNIAAALALQGLKVLVIDLDPQGNASTALGIEHRPGTNSSYEVLIGDIPVQEALQRSPHSERLYCIPATIDLAGAEIELVSMVAREGRLRTALAELKHYDFDYVFIDCPPSLGLLTINALVAAPEVLIPIQCEYYALEGVGQLLRNIEMVKSHLNPELTVSTVVLTMYDGRTRLADQVAQDVRAHFGDKVLRTVIPRSVKVSEAPGYGMTILDYDPGSRGAMSYLDASRELAERGAPREHTS